A single region of the Candidatus Syntrophosphaera sp. genome encodes:
- a CDS encoding [FeFe] hydrogenase, group A — protein sequence MITVYVNGKPTEVAKDTKVLHACTKAGYKVPQLCYHEDLPAFGNCGVCMVEINGKPLRACSTPCEEGMRIKTTGRKLLELRRAALEIILSEHPNNCPECVKNGRCELQDLAQELAIRHMHVNKVRRPYKPRDESSPSITLDSSYCVQCGRCVYICNEVQDVHALENSERGFNTFVGPTFDRLLEDSECVKCGQCSAYCPVAAIYENDDSDDLWAALDDPNLVLVAQEAPAVRVALGEEFGLRPGHNVAPKMYTALREMGFHYVFDTNFGADLTIMEEASEFVQIFTQHPERFPLITTCCPSWVDYLEKFHADIIPHFSSSKSPHQMVGTMVKTYWAQKMKIDPAKIFLVSIMPCTAKKYEIERMEDMYASGCKDVDLTITTRELARMLKTRGINLPYLPDGQADSPLGEYSGAGTIFGATGGVMEAALRTAHFFATGKELADPKIDFVRGNLGIKRGKIEILGREIRIGVASGLGNVNTLMTEIREAKQAGKEPPYHFVEVMACRGGCVGGGGQPYRSTNRVRMQRAKGLYKEDEGLEHRESHNNPSIQKLYQEFLGQPNSPKAKKLLHTSYIARPIVLGQKNPKKKSRKKCV from the coding sequence ATGATCACAGTATACGTAAACGGCAAGCCCACAGAGGTTGCCAAGGACACGAAAGTTTTGCATGCCTGCACCAAGGCGGGCTATAAAGTGCCTCAACTTTGCTATCATGAGGACCTTCCCGCTTTTGGCAATTGCGGAGTTTGCATGGTGGAGATAAACGGCAAGCCGCTGCGCGCCTGTTCGACCCCCTGCGAGGAAGGGATGCGGATCAAGACCACGGGCAGGAAGCTGCTCGAACTTCGCCGCGCGGCTCTGGAGATCATACTTTCCGAGCATCCCAACAACTGCCCCGAATGCGTTAAGAACGGGCGCTGCGAACTGCAGGACCTTGCGCAGGAACTGGCCATCCGCCACATGCACGTGAACAAGGTGCGCCGTCCCTATAAGCCCAGGGACGAATCCTCGCCCTCAATCACCCTCGATTCGTCCTACTGTGTGCAATGCGGGCGCTGCGTCTACATCTGCAACGAGGTCCAGGACGTGCACGCCCTGGAAAACTCCGAACGCGGGTTCAACACCTTTGTGGGCCCGACTTTCGACCGCCTGCTCGAAGACAGCGAATGCGTCAAATGCGGCCAGTGTTCGGCCTATTGCCCGGTCGCGGCGATCTATGAGAACGACGATTCGGACGACCTTTGGGCCGCTTTGGATGATCCGAACCTTGTATTGGTGGCGCAGGAAGCGCCCGCGGTCCGAGTCGCGCTGGGAGAGGAATTCGGCCTCCGGCCCGGCCACAATGTGGCTCCGAAGATGTATACCGCCCTGCGCGAAATGGGCTTCCACTACGTCTTCGACACCAATTTCGGGGCCGACCTCACCATCATGGAAGAGGCCAGCGAGTTTGTCCAGATCTTCACCCAGCATCCGGAAAGATTTCCCCTGATCACGACCTGCTGCCCCTCCTGGGTCGATTATCTGGAGAAATTCCACGCCGACATCATTCCCCACTTTTCCTCGTCCAAATCGCCGCACCAGATGGTGGGCACCATGGTCAAGACCTACTGGGCGCAGAAGATGAAGATCGACCCGGCCAAGATCTTCCTGGTTTCGATAATGCCCTGCACGGCAAAGAAATATGAGATCGAACGGATGGAGGATATGTACGCCTCCGGCTGCAAGGATGTGGATCTGACGATCACCACCCGCGAACTGGCCCGCATGCTCAAGACCCGCGGCATCAACCTGCCCTATCTTCCTGACGGGCAAGCCGATAGCCCTCTGGGCGAATACAGCGGTGCCGGCACCATCTTCGGAGCGACGGGCGGAGTGATGGAAGCGGCTTTGCGCACGGCCCATTTCTTTGCCACGGGAAAGGAATTGGCGGATCCGAAGATCGATTTCGTGCGGGGAAATCTGGGCATCAAGCGCGGCAAGATCGAGATCCTGGGCCGGGAAATCAGGATCGGCGTCGCATCCGGTTTGGGAAATGTGAACACCCTGATGACCGAGATCCGCGAGGCCAAACAAGCCGGGAAAGAACCGCCCTACCACTTCGTGGAGGTTATGGCCTGTCGCGGAGGCTGCGTGGGCGGTGGCGGACAACCCTACCGTTCCACCAACCGGGTGCGCATGCAGCGCGCCAAGGGGCTCTATAAAGAAGACGAGGGCCTTGAGCACCGGGAATCGCACAACAATCCCTCCATCCAGAAACTCTATCAGGAATTCCTGGGCCAACCCAATTCCCCCAAGGCCAAAAAGCTTTTGCATACAAGCTATATCGCCCGGCCGATCGTTCTGGGGCAGAAAAATCCGAAGAAGAAATCCCGGAAGAAATGCGTCTGA
- a CDS encoding phosphate ABC transporter substrate-binding protein, which produces MHNKIIVLILALVLGILPLLAQRNTITCSGSTTVLPIAQATAEAFMDLNPDINISIRGGGSGVGIAALQNGTVQIANSSRPMKSKELTQAKSKGINPTPYAVALDGIAIIAHRSNPVKNLTVAQIRDIYTGKIKDWSAVGGPKLPIVVISRDVASGTFEVFNDKALNGAKVDPSAQLLASNNAIATTVGSTPGAIGYVGLGYLTDEVKTLSVNGTEASEKTVKDGSYQLSRKLYMYTNGKATGNVNKYLAFIQSSAGQKIVQAQGFITLN; this is translated from the coding sequence ATGCATAATAAGATCATCGTCCTCATCCTCGCCCTTGTGCTGGGCATCCTGCCCCTTCTGGCGCAAAGAAACACCATCACCTGTTCTGGCTCCACCACCGTGCTGCCGATCGCCCAGGCCACCGCGGAAGCCTTCATGGACCTGAATCCAGACATCAACATCTCCATCCGCGGCGGCGGATCGGGCGTCGGGATCGCCGCCCTGCAAAACGGCACCGTGCAGATCGCCAATTCCAGCCGTCCCATGAAATCCAAGGAACTCACCCAGGCCAAGTCCAAAGGCATAAATCCCACGCCGTACGCGGTCGCCCTGGACGGCATCGCCATCATCGCGCACAGATCAAATCCCGTGAAGAACCTCACCGTTGCGCAGATCCGGGACATCTACACCGGCAAGATCAAGGACTGGAGCGCCGTGGGCGGGCCCAAGCTGCCAATAGTCGTGATATCCCGTGACGTGGCCTCCGGCACCTTCGAAGTGTTCAATGACAAGGCTCTCAACGGCGCCAAGGTCGATCCCTCCGCCCAGCTTCTGGCCTCCAACAACGCCATCGCGACCACGGTTGGCAGCACGCCAGGTGCCATCGGCTACGTGGGGCTCGGCTATCTGACCGACGAGGTCAAGACCCTCTCCGTGAACGGGACCGAAGCCAGCGAAAAGACCGTCAAGGACGGCAGCTACCAGCTTTCCCGCAAACTCTACATGTACACCAACGGCAAGGCCACCGGCAACGTCAACAAATACCTGGCCTTCATCCAATCTTCGGCCGGGCAGAAGATCGTCCAGGCCCAGGGCTTCATCACCCTGAATTAG
- a CDS encoding HAMP domain-containing protein, whose amino-acid sequence MDKPSLNRLLFFSQLLILAVLAILLTLKTPSWLIIAVMAGVVMAVLLMIGKNLCRHYDIISKVARRIAGGDHSQRIPSLSLDEFDLLGRELNDMLGSLDSTISHLAVHREELRLVLSSIEDVLWSQDFEGRLEWANKPFRELFPAFDSRREQKFWEVIRDPGLLDLIRSMQDQPDRQAADILIGEHSYILSFSRNDEARRMVFILHNIDPIQQASQMKKDFIVNLAHELRTPLTAIKGFTEAMQESPGTDHSRYLAIIHSHTQRLIHLIRDLEQLIRLESVAEIENREISLKTFFDNIRLILEPEIAEKGLYLRIELDPAVPRLVCDPFKFEQVFINLAQNSLRYTDSGGITIRSQAGENGVVFEVVDTGKGIAREHLPRIFERFYVADPSRNKSQSGTGLGLAIVKHIVLLHHGEISVDSDLGRGTVFRLLLPRLKQAESAT is encoded by the coding sequence GTGGATAAACCCAGCCTCAACCGGCTGCTCTTCTTTTCCCAACTGCTGATCCTGGCGGTGCTGGCGATCCTGCTTACGCTCAAAACCCCATCCTGGCTGATCATTGCCGTGATGGCCGGGGTGGTCATGGCAGTCCTTTTAATGATCGGGAAAAACCTGTGCCGGCATTACGACATCATCTCCAAAGTGGCGCGCAGGATAGCCGGGGGCGATCACAGCCAGAGGATTCCCAGCCTGTCTTTGGACGAGTTTGACCTTCTGGGTCGGGAACTGAACGACATGTTGGGCAGCCTGGATTCCACCATCAGCCACCTGGCCGTGCACCGCGAGGAACTGCGCCTGGTGCTCAGTTCGATCGAAGACGTGCTGTGGTCCCAGGATTTCGAGGGTAGGCTGGAATGGGCGAACAAGCCGTTCCGCGAGCTTTTTCCGGCTTTCGATTCCCGCCGGGAGCAAAAGTTCTGGGAAGTCATCCGCGATCCCGGATTACTGGACCTGATCAGGTCAATGCAGGACCAGCCGGACCGCCAGGCGGCGGACATCCTGATCGGGGAGCACAGCTACATCCTTTCCTTCAGTCGCAATGACGAGGCCCGGCGTATGGTTTTTATCCTGCACAACATCGATCCCATCCAGCAAGCCTCCCAAATGAAAAAGGACTTCATCGTCAATCTGGCTCACGAACTGCGCACCCCACTCACCGCAATCAAAGGCTTCACCGAGGCCATGCAGGAAAGCCCGGGCACAGACCATTCCCGCTATCTGGCGATCATCCACAGCCACACCCAGCGCCTGATCCACCTCATCCGCGACCTCGAACAGCTTATCCGTCTGGAAAGCGTGGCAGAAATTGAAAACCGGGAGATCAGCCTAAAGACCTTCTTTGATAACATCCGCCTCATCTTGGAACCGGAGATCGCGGAAAAGGGGCTATATCTCAGGATCGAGCTTGATCCAGCGGTTCCTCGCCTGGTCTGCGATCCTTTCAAGTTTGAACAGGTCTTCATCAATCTGGCGCAAAATTCCCTCCGCTACACGGATTCAGGCGGGATCACGATCCGCAGCCAGGCTGGGGAAAACGGGGTTGTTTTTGAAGTGGTGGATACAGGCAAAGGCATTGCCAGAGAGCATTTGCCCAGGATATTTGAACGCTTCTACGTGGCGGACCCCTCCCGCAACAAGAGCCAGAGCGGCACCGGATTGGGCCTGGCCATAGTCAAGCACATAGTTTTGCTGCATCATGGCGAGATCAGCGTGGATAGCGACCTGGGGCGGGGAACCGTGTTCCGGCTGCTGCTGCCCCGGCTCAAACAAGCGGAATCGGCAACATGA
- the pstA gene encoding phosphate ABC transporter permease PstA, with protein sequence MTRRKLTNHLATGILGGMLLLTALFLLLFLVRIFSQGWSVLSWEFLFTAPRAAMTKGGIWPALVGTFLLTGLAMLVALPLGVFTAIWLTNYGKPLWLVRVLRVAINTLAGTPSIIFGLFGMAVFVNLMNMDVSLLAGGLTLAILALPVIINNTEEAIRSVPVDFRDASLALGATPRQTITRVLLPTALPNILTGAIISIGRVAGETAPIMFTAATFYTRRLPQGLSDEVMALPYHIYALMTEGTHPKAQVPIAYGTALVLLILVLVISAVAILVRSSIRRKRQW encoded by the coding sequence ATGACCCGGCGCAAACTCACGAACCATCTGGCGACCGGCATTTTAGGCGGAATGCTGCTGCTCACGGCCCTCTTTCTGCTCTTGTTTTTAGTGCGCATTTTCTCCCAGGGATGGTCTGTCCTGAGCTGGGAATTCCTGTTCACGGCGCCCCGCGCGGCCATGACCAAAGGCGGTATCTGGCCCGCGCTGGTGGGAACCTTTCTGCTCACCGGCCTGGCCATGCTGGTGGCCTTGCCGCTGGGAGTTTTTACCGCGATCTGGCTCACCAATTATGGAAAGCCGCTCTGGCTGGTGCGCGTTCTGCGGGTCGCCATCAACACTTTGGCTGGGACGCCTTCGATCATTTTCGGGCTGTTCGGCATGGCGGTGTTCGTGAATTTAATGAACATGGACGTATCCCTGCTGGCCGGCGGGCTGACATTGGCGATCCTGGCCCTGCCGGTGATCATCAACAACACCGAAGAGGCCATCAGAAGCGTTCCGGTGGACTTTCGCGACGCCTCGCTGGCCCTGGGAGCCACGCCGCGGCAGACCATCACCCGGGTCCTGCTGCCCACCGCCTTGCCCAATATCCTCACCGGCGCGATCATCAGCATCGGCCGCGTCGCCGGGGAAACCGCACCCATCATGTTCACCGCGGCCACTTTTTACACTCGCCGCCTACCGCAGGGCCTTTCCGATGAAGTGATGGCCCTGCCCTATCATATTTACGCCCTCATGACCGAGGGAACCCATCCCAAGGCCCAGGTCCCGATCGCTTACGGGACCGCGCTGGTCCTGCTGATCCTGGTGCTGGTCATCAGCGCCGTCGCGATCCTGGTCCGGTCTTCAATCAGGAGAAAAAGACAATGGTAA
- a CDS encoding sigma-70 family RNA polymerase sigma factor, translated as MNKPAGLPINGSCPESESLSLDQILSEHGKLAHGIANQYKNRGVPLEDLRQEALLGLIQAARRFQPDKGAQFSTYAVWWIKKQVLLALQKEAEAFHDIGTLAQEDLEAMPDPNPAPVRDSDLILPAGIPPLERQILILSCQDKLTLKEISQALQIPVERVKQLRGKALRRLKHTL; from the coding sequence ATGAACAAACCGGCCGGACTCCCTATTAACGGATCATGTCCCGAAAGCGAATCCCTTTCTCTGGATCAGATCCTGTCAGAGCATGGCAAACTGGCCCATGGCATAGCCAACCAGTATAAAAACCGGGGCGTTCCTCTCGAAGACCTGCGCCAGGAGGCGCTTTTGGGGCTGATCCAGGCTGCCCGCAGGTTCCAACCGGACAAGGGCGCGCAATTCTCCACCTATGCTGTCTGGTGGATCAAAAAACAGGTCTTGCTGGCCTTGCAAAAAGAGGCAGAGGCGTTTCATGACATTGGAACCCTCGCCCAAGAGGACCTCGAAGCCATGCCAGATCCGAATCCCGCTCCAGTACGGGATTCAGACCTGATATTGCCCGCAGGAATTCCTCCTCTGGAGCGCCAGATACTGATCCTCTCATGCCAGGATAAGCTCACCTTAAAGGAAATCTCCCAAGCCCTGCAGATACCCGTGGAGCGAGTTAAACAGCTGCGCGGCAAAGCTCTGCGCCGGCTTAAGCACACCCTCTGA
- the pstC gene encoding phosphate ABC transporter permease subunit PstC has product MKTLKERSFQGITYVASLFTIAAMLGIIFGIFREGLPLFKTVNLFQFLFTNNWYPTHAEPEFGAWALIAGSLYVTLGALVIAIPLGLGSAIFISEIASSGLREIAKPVIELLAGIPSVVYGLFGMAFLAPLVRQWFNLDTGLNVFTTSIILGVMIVPIICSMSEDALSSVPKSIREASMALGATRSETIFKAVVPYAKSGIIGSVLLGFGRAIGETMVVLMVAGGAARIPRSVFDSARPLTSTIAAEMGETVMGDLHYRSLFALAILLFLITFVSNLVTELVFLSKRPK; this is encoded by the coding sequence ATGAAAACACTTAAGGAAAGATCTTTCCAGGGAATCACTTACGTGGCCTCCCTGTTCACCATTGCGGCCATGTTGGGCATCATTTTCGGGATCTTCCGCGAGGGCCTGCCGCTCTTCAAAACGGTGAATCTATTCCAGTTCCTGTTCACGAACAACTGGTATCCCACCCACGCGGAACCGGAATTTGGGGCCTGGGCCCTGATCGCCGGATCGCTGTATGTTACCCTTGGAGCTTTGGTGATCGCGATTCCGCTGGGTTTGGGCAGCGCAATTTTCATCTCCGAGATCGCCAGCAGCGGCCTGCGCGAGATCGCCAAACCCGTGATCGAGCTATTGGCCGGTATCCCTTCCGTGGTCTACGGCCTTTTCGGCATGGCCTTTTTGGCCCCGCTGGTGCGGCAGTGGTTCAATCTGGACACCGGCCTGAACGTCTTCACGACCTCGATAATCCTGGGCGTGATGATCGTGCCCATCATCTGCAGCATGAGCGAGGACGCCCTTTCCAGCGTGCCCAAGAGCATCCGCGAAGCCTCCATGGCCCTGGGTGCCACGCGTTCCGAGACCATTTTCAAGGCCGTGGTACCCTATGCCAAAAGCGGCATCATTGGCAGCGTGCTGCTGGGTTTCGGACGCGCCATTGGGGAAACGATGGTGGTGCTGATGGTGGCTGGAGGCGCTGCCCGCATCCCGCGTTCCGTCTTTGATTCAGCGCGTCCGCTCACTTCCACCATTGCCGCGGAGATGGGTGAGACCGTGATGGGAGACCTGCACTACAGATCCCTATTCGCCCTGGCCATCCTGCTCTTTCTGATCACCTTCGTTTCCAACCTGGTCACCGAATTGGTGTTCCTTTCCAAGAGGCCCAAATGA
- a CDS encoding response regulator, producing the protein MKSMIFVIEDEADILELLRLKLEAAEYRTRCFLSARPMLERLEREIPDLIVLDLMLPDIDGLEVCRRIKGNPAWERIPIVMLTARVDIEDRVRGLEYGADDYVTKPFDSSELLARVKAVLRRSGWESSKNVLTINPDFRLDFNSYEAFIKGKRIDLTLTEFKILQLLTKRPEWVFRRDQILDHLWGNDKIVIERTIDVHIRNLREKLGEFASMIKNVRGLGYKFSAAAREDQESG; encoded by the coding sequence ATGAAATCCATGATATTCGTAATTGAGGACGAGGCCGATATCCTCGAACTGCTGCGGCTCAAGCTGGAAGCCGCGGAATACCGGACACGCTGTTTTTTAAGCGCGCGGCCGATGCTGGAACGCCTGGAGCGGGAAATCCCGGACCTGATCGTGCTGGACCTGATGCTGCCTGATATCGACGGCCTGGAAGTTTGCCGCCGGATCAAAGGCAATCCTGCCTGGGAGCGGATCCCGATCGTGATGCTCACGGCCCGGGTGGACATCGAGGATCGCGTGCGTGGCTTGGAATACGGCGCGGATGACTATGTCACCAAACCCTTCGACAGTTCCGAACTGCTGGCCCGGGTGAAGGCAGTGCTGCGCCGCAGCGGCTGGGAGAGCAGCAAAAACGTGCTGACCATCAACCCGGACTTCCGGCTCGATTTCAACAGCTATGAGGCCTTCATCAAAGGGAAAAGGATCGACCTCACCCTCACCGAGTTCAAGATCCTGCAGCTTCTCACCAAGCGCCCGGAATGGGTGTTCCGGCGGGACCAGATTCTCGATCACCTCTGGGGAAACGACAAGATCGTGATCGAACGCACCATTGACGTTCACATCCGCAACCTGCGCGAAAAGCTGGGCGAATTTGCCTCGATGATCAAGAACGTGCGCGGACTGGGCTACAAATTTTCCGCCGCTGCCAGGGAAGATCAAGAAAGTGGATAA
- a CDS encoding tetratricopeptide repeat protein translates to MSDENGNQSCNQISREEPHAMIRYRPPFILHNFERGVLSGSLQAFVLIFDLGDFTQITNELHKAGKLGAEELARMLDNLSQGPHHWVESNGGFAIRFTGDGFWAIFPDPEPLNVLAAVLGTCDQFRKLGEYATPYGSFRIKARQCVGFGTLDWRIFENDLQNEYLFSGRVMQELLRLSELKQELVFTQAAAWKIGKDNFVRRGRGFEPDCEIPKVPPRRLEYDFEPQTALRFMNSRFQNLLSANEIRMVACCFANLEEIPQDRLEDSVGLLELLALTYGGYVNNLNTSEKGFQAVILFGMPRNEGNTVQRAGRFALMMAQAIPGISLGMSFGEVFAGFVGNEGVGEYAAWGRPMNLASRLAEKARSGEILVDARLQKELDREFSFEQVGNLRLKGFGQPVRSYRLAAKFAEKTKDLDGRFVGRIIEKNLLSGSVIDSLASRKSCVIFIHGEAGIGKTRLAQEVMKLIPDSSCQKFSLACDRILPQPLEPLKQLIRQHLGLSVTATGDEAVSQFRSAWNAWAKGNPRLAGLEILIGSWLGLSWPGSAQEYLTPQNRPQRLLEAWLAYLRELAAPKPILAWVDDAQWMDPETAWYFQAVEEAGIKTVCVLATIRDEEGIYVKETDMLHYKDLHLHLKPLSEDESREFSQVLLGMSDLPPETLDRITDQAAGNPFFIEQYITYLQENGRIGAHGEILSDAGSAAVFGINDIIASRIDRLTDKVRECVENASVLGHKFNVRVLSQMLNSDPRELLANGTQNQIWKDLDEVFYIFSHMLIQDAVYNRMLSGKLQKLHLSAAEAMERVYELNLDEHAEEIAMHFEKGGVTDKAAFYHDKAGDHNWDKGSFDRAEANFRSAIRLAAQAHGTDGMEYGEMVFHLALLYHYLLRMEEAEPLYNEVMELATRKHGTRSLALSPYINNLGRFYKDTGRFSEGEKLLKRSLAMERKQSPGSSNVADRINNLGHLYGKQNKLDKAEAMFREALELMERSYGQKHWFIATCAGNLGSVCAQTGKLEEAGNLLHKALKIARRHWGPKHAVTAIYLSNLGSLYLKLERWKDAEKHLLKALQINQRFFGKGDSRTLNVVKSLLELYDQTQNTAAASIYQDWPGLDTNPPG, encoded by the coding sequence GTGAGCGATGAAAACGGCAACCAGTCCTGCAATCAGATCAGCAGGGAGGAACCCCACGCGATGATCCGCTACCGGCCTCCCTTCATCCTGCACAACTTCGAGCGCGGTGTCCTCAGCGGCTCCCTGCAGGCCTTTGTGCTGATCTTCGACCTCGGCGATTTCACACAGATCACCAATGAGCTGCACAAAGCGGGAAAGCTCGGCGCGGAGGAACTGGCCCGGATGCTGGACAACCTGAGCCAGGGACCGCATCATTGGGTGGAAAGCAACGGCGGGTTCGCGATCCGCTTCACCGGAGACGGCTTTTGGGCGATATTCCCTGATCCTGAGCCGCTCAATGTGCTGGCCGCGGTGCTGGGGACTTGCGATCAATTCCGGAAACTGGGAGAATATGCCACCCCCTATGGCAGCTTCCGGATCAAGGCGCGCCAGTGCGTGGGTTTTGGCACATTGGATTGGCGTATCTTCGAGAATGACCTGCAAAATGAATACCTGTTCAGCGGCCGGGTGATGCAGGAATTGCTCAGGCTCAGCGAACTGAAGCAGGAACTGGTGTTCACCCAAGCGGCGGCCTGGAAGATCGGGAAAGACAATTTCGTCAGGCGGGGCAGGGGTTTTGAGCCCGACTGCGAGATCCCGAAAGTTCCCCCGCGCAGGCTGGAATACGATTTTGAGCCGCAAACAGCCCTGCGTTTCATGAACTCCCGTTTTCAAAACCTGCTCTCAGCCAATGAGATACGCATGGTGGCCTGTTGTTTCGCCAATCTGGAGGAGATCCCCCAGGACAGGTTGGAAGACTCTGTCGGCTTGTTGGAGCTTTTGGCGCTGACCTATGGCGGCTATGTGAACAATTTGAACACCTCCGAAAAAGGATTTCAGGCCGTCATCCTCTTCGGCATGCCGCGCAACGAGGGCAACACAGTGCAACGGGCCGGGCGCTTCGCGCTGATGATGGCGCAGGCGATACCGGGAATTTCCCTGGGAATGTCCTTTGGCGAGGTTTTTGCCGGATTTGTCGGCAACGAGGGGGTCGGCGAATACGCGGCCTGGGGCCGGCCAATGAACCTGGCCTCGCGTTTGGCTGAAAAAGCCCGGTCGGGCGAGATCCTCGTCGATGCAAGGCTGCAAAAGGAATTGGACAGGGAGTTCAGCTTTGAACAGGTCGGGAATCTGCGCCTGAAAGGATTCGGACAGCCAGTGCGCAGTTATCGCCTGGCAGCCAAGTTTGCAGAAAAAACCAAGGATCTTGACGGCAGATTTGTGGGCAGGATAATCGAAAAGAACCTTCTCAGCGGCTCCGTCATAGATTCACTGGCCAGCCGGAAGAGTTGCGTAATCTTCATCCATGGCGAAGCGGGGATCGGCAAGACCAGGCTGGCGCAGGAAGTGATGAAACTGATCCCGGATTCTTCCTGCCAGAAGTTCAGCCTGGCCTGCGACAGGATCCTGCCCCAGCCCTTGGAGCCTCTTAAACAATTGATCCGCCAGCATTTGGGCCTCAGTGTCACCGCGACCGGGGATGAAGCTGTCAGCCAATTCAGGTCAGCCTGGAATGCCTGGGCCAAGGGAAATCCGCGCCTGGCCGGCCTCGAAATCCTGATTGGGTCTTGGCTGGGGCTTTCCTGGCCGGGCTCGGCCCAGGAGTACCTTACGCCCCAAAACCGTCCCCAGCGCCTGCTGGAAGCCTGGCTGGCCTATTTGCGCGAATTGGCAGCCCCCAAACCAATATTGGCCTGGGTGGATGACGCGCAATGGATGGATCCGGAAACCGCCTGGTATTTTCAGGCGGTCGAAGAGGCCGGGATCAAAACCGTCTGTGTCCTGGCCACCATTCGCGACGAGGAAGGCATCTATGTCAAGGAAACGGACATGCTCCATTACAAGGACCTGCATCTCCACCTCAAACCTCTTTCTGAAGATGAGAGCAGGGAATTCTCCCAAGTCTTGCTGGGAATGTCGGACCTGCCGCCGGAAACCCTGGACAGGATAACGGATCAGGCTGCCGGCAATCCGTTTTTCATCGAACAATACATCACCTATCTGCAGGAAAACGGCAGGATCGGCGCTCACGGCGAGATACTCTCTGATGCTGGCTCCGCCGCTGTATTCGGCATCAACGACATCATCGCCAGCCGGATCGACAGGCTCACGGACAAGGTGCGCGAATGCGTGGAAAACGCCAGCGTTCTGGGCCATAAGTTCAACGTCCGCGTGCTGTCCCAAATGCTGAATTCCGATCCCCGCGAGCTGCTCGCCAACGGAACCCAAAACCAGATCTGGAAAGACCTGGACGAGGTTTTCTACATCTTTTCCCATATGCTGATCCAAGACGCGGTCTATAACAGGATGCTGAGCGGCAAACTGCAAAAGCTGCATCTGAGCGCGGCGGAGGCCATGGAAAGGGTCTATGAGCTGAACCTGGACGAGCACGCGGAAGAGATCGCGATGCACTTCGAAAAAGGCGGGGTTACGGACAAAGCGGCATTTTATCATGACAAAGCCGGAGATCATAACTGGGATAAGGGCAGTTTCGACCGAGCCGAAGCAAACTTCCGCTCCGCCATTCGCCTGGCCGCCCAAGCCCATGGCACAGATGGCATGGAATACGGTGAGATGGTCTTCCATCTGGCCTTGCTCTATCACTACCTCCTGCGGATGGAGGAGGCGGAACCCCTGTACAACGAGGTCATGGAACTCGCCACCCGCAAGCATGGCACGCGCAGCCTGGCTTTGAGCCCCTACATCAACAACCTGGGCAGGTTTTACAAGGACACCGGACGTTTTTCCGAAGGAGAAAAGCTGCTCAAGCGCTCTCTGGCGATGGAAAGGAAGCAGTCTCCAGGATCATCCAATGTCGCGGACCGGATCAACAACCTGGGCCACCTGTATGGCAAACAGAACAAGCTGGACAAGGCCGAAGCCATGTTCCGTGAGGCTTTGGAACTCATGGAACGGAGCTACGGCCAAAAACACTGGTTCATAGCGACCTGTGCGGGCAATTTGGGAAGCGTTTGCGCCCAGACGGGGAAACTTGAGGAAGCAGGGAACCTGCTCCACAAGGCGCTGAAGATCGCCCGCAGGCACTGGGGCCCGAAACACGCAGTGACGGCGATCTACCTGAGCAACCTGGGCAGCCTGTATCTCAAGCTAGAACGCTGGAAGGATGCAGAGAAGCATCTGCTCAAGGCCCTCCAGATCAACCAAAGGTTCTTTGGCAAGGGCGATTCCAGGACCCTGAACGTGGTCAAATCACTGCTGGAGCTATACGACCAGACCCAAAACACCGCCGCCGCGTCGATCTACCAAGATTGGCCCGGATTGGATACAAACCCTCCGGGATGA